gagagagggagactcagggagagagagagagagagagagagagactcagggagagagagagactcagggagagagagagagactcagggagagacacagagagagagagatggagagagagaaggagagagagagagactcagggagagagagagagagagagagagactcagggagagagagagagagagagaaggagagagagatggagatggagagagagagagagactcagggagagacacagagagagagagatggagagagagaaggagagagagagactcagggagagagagagagagagagatggagagagagagagatggagagagagatggagagagagagagatggagagagagaaggagagagagagagagagagagagaaggagagagagagagagaaggagagagagatggagagagagagatgtattaatgtataatatCCTGTACAGGTTTCAGGGTCACAGTGTGAACACAGTTATTTACACGACGGGTTTAAAAATTGCTGCCAAAGTGAATTAAtctaaaagttaaataaataaacaataacaaacacaaagagaaagaaaaacagtaataatagaATAAACACTAACATGAACAGACATTAATGAAATGAACAGATGTTTTACAGACAGATGTGCAGTGTTGCGTTATATAAATAACAgctgtataaaatattataatagacAGTATTAGGATTAGATCagattggattagattagatcagattggattagattagatcagtGTTTGCTGCGTGATGGAGTGAATATGAACGTCGCTGTGAGCCGCACTCTTCCTTCATGTTCCCCTGAAACACAGCTCACTTtctgctcgtgtgtgtgtgtgtgtgagtgtgtgtgagtgtgtgtgtgagtgtgtgtgtgtgagtgtgtgtgtgagtgtgtgtgagtgtgtgtgtgtgtgtgtgtgtgagtgtgtgtgtgagtgtgtgtgtgtgagtgtgtgtgtgagtgtgtgtgagtgtgtgtgtgtgtgtgtgtgtgtgtgtgttattgcacaGATTAAAGCCTCACTgctgctcgtgtgtgtgtgtgtgtgtgtgtgtgtgtgtgtgtgtgtgtgagtgtgtgtgtgtgtgtgtgtgtgtgtgtgttattgcacaGATTAAAGCCTCACTgctgctcgtgtgtgtgtgtgtgtgtgagtgtgagtgtgtgtgtgtgtgtgtgtgtgtgtgtgtgttattgcacaGATTAAAGCCTCACTGCTGctcgtgtgtgagtgtgtgtgtgtgtgagtgtgtgtgtgtgtgtgtgtgtgtgagtgtgtgtgagtgtgtgtgtgtgtgtgtgttattgcacaGATTAAAGCCTCACTGCTgctcgtgtgtatgtgtgtgtgtgtatgtgtgtgtgagtgtgtgtgtgtgtgtgtgtgtgtgttattgcacaGATTAAAGCCTCACTGCTgctggtgttttgttttttattcacgTCCTTTAGATTAAAACCCCGCTGAGCTTCAGGTGTGAATGTATTTGCTAATGAAAGTGCTGAGACAGAGTGAGGGGTCACCTGAGGTCAGCGTGGCTGGAGGATGTGGGAGTGATGGAGCGTTAATCCCTGGTGCTGATCTCACGCGTCCCACAGCACGAGCTGCACTTTCCTCCTCAGATAAAACTAATTACACGTTAAACTCTCGGTCTGAACGAGATGGAGATCATGCAGAAGTGTGATACGCTTCTGTCACACCAATGCACAGGAAACAGCTTAAACAACTAGCTcgagtaaaaaataataataatgagtaataAAACTGTTGATGTGAGCATTGTaagatgactgtgtgtgtgtgtgtgtgtgtgtgtgtgtgtgtgtgtgtgtgtgtagagtgagAGGAGCTCCAGTCCAGCATGGAGCAGGCAGAGGATCAGAGCAGCTCGGGttcctccagcagcagcagtacaGGCTCCGGGGGAAACGCTCGGCCTGCGCAGATCTCTCAGATGTCTCTGTACGAACGACAGGCTGTACAGGtgagcaggacacacacacacacacacacacacacacacacacacacacctgtaatcGTCCAACCCATGTAATGAGAAGTTAGTCACTGTGTGAGTTACGTGTCTCTGAGGTGTTTATAGACTGTTTTTTAATTCTATAATATGAGATTTTTACAGTTGCAAATCAGtgaaacagtaaaaacacaacaaactaaTTGTTAATAAACTCACTTTCAACACCAGTGTGTGTGGAATAAATAATCTTACTAATGCTAACGCACGTgtgtaacataacataacatcgCCACGTAACATCATCGTGTAACATCACCGTGTAACATCACCACGTAACATCGCCACGTAACATCGCCACGTAACATCGTGTAACATCACCGTGTAACATCACCACGTAACATCGCCACGTAACATCGCCACGTAACATCGTGTAACATCACCGTGTAACATCATCGTGTAGCATGGCCACGTAACATCACCGTGTAACATCACCGTGTAACATCACCGTGTAACATCACCGTGTAACATCGCCACGTAACATCATCGTGTAACATCACCGTGTAACATCACCACGTAACATCGCCACGTAACATCGTGTAACATCACCGTGTAACATCATCGTGTAGCATGGCCACGTAACATCATCGTGTAACATCGCCACGTAACATCACCGTGTAACATCGCCACGTAACATCACCGTGTAACATCGTGTAACATCACCGTGTAACATCATCGTGTAGCATGGCCACGTAACATCATCGTGTAACATCGCCACGTAACATCACCGTGTAACATCGCCACGTAACATCACCGTGTAACATCGTGTAACATCACCGTGTAACATCACCGTGTAACTTCACGGCGTAACGTCGCTGTGTAACGTCGCAGTGTTAGTGCTGCTGTGTGAAACGATCGCTTAATCCCGATACAGCAGTACACTTTTCTATCACAGGTTTTGCGATATCTGTttattacattaacattttaaaaggaaTGACAGACTGACTGGATGCAGCTGATGTTAAcgtttgtacttaatcttttaaAGTGTAGAAATATGAAATCTATAGCCATTTCCTGTCTGCAGATTTAaatgtttctctcacacacggTCAGTTCtgctctctctacctgtctcacaCTCCTCTTCTGCTCCCTGATCTCCTgaggtgggcggggcttgtctcaggtacacacacgGTGTTGGGTTCTCAGAGTCGCTCTCGCTTACAGACGGCTGTGTTCCGAGAGACGCGCCGTCCTGATCACCTCCTGTAATAATCATGTGTTCCTCATTTTCACAAGCTGCCCAtcaattcagtgtgtgtgtgtgtgtgtgtgcgcatgcgtgtgtgtgtgtgtgcgcacgtgtgtgtgtgtgtgtgtgtgtgcgcacgtgtgtgtgtgtgtgtgcgcgcatgcgtgtgtgtgtgtgtgtgcgcacgtgtgtgtgtgtgtgtgtgcgcacgtgtgtgtgtgtgcgtgtgcgtgtgtgtgtgtgtgtgtgtgtgtgcgcacgcgtgtgtgtgtgtgtgcgtgtgtgtgtgtgtgtgcgcacgtgtgtgtgtgtgtgtgtgcgcacgcgtgtgtgtgtgtgtgtgtgtgtgcgcacgtgtgtgtgtgtgtgtgtgtgtgtgcgtgtgtgtgtgtgcgcacgtgtgtgtgtgtgcgcgtgtgtgtgtgtgcgcgcacgtgtgtgtgtgtgtgtgtgcgtgtgtgtgtgtgtgtgtgcgtgtgtgtgtgcgtgtgtgtgtgtgtgcgtgtgtgtgcgtgtgtgtgtgcgtgtgtgtgtgtgtgtgtgtgtgcgtgtgtgtgtgtgtgcgcgcacgtgtgtgtgtgtgtgtgtgcgtgtgtgtgtgcaggctctGCAGGCTCTACAGCGACAGCCTAACGCAGCTCAGTATTTCCAGCAGCTGATGCTTCAACAGCAGATTAACAGCGCTCAGCTTCAGAACCTCGCTGCTGTGCAACAGGTCAGacctccttcacctcctttacctccttcacctcctttacctccttcacctccttcacctcctttacctccttcacctcctttACCTCAttcacctccttcacctcctttACCTCCTTCACTTCCTTTACCTCAttcacctccttcacctcctccacctcctttATCTCATTAATCTCACTTATGTCCTGCTCTGAGGAATAAACTCTGTGAATCTCACGTTACATTTTAGTAATCTCCAGTATGAGTTAAGCTAATATAAGGTATAATCGTAAATATCTCAGGTGTAACCTCGGCTGATCTCAGGTGTAATATCAGACCTAAAGAATAATTTAAGGTAATCTCAGGTGTTAATTGAGGTGAATTGAGGCTGGGTACGAGGTGATCGCTTTGAATGTAACCTTAATTAACCTTCGCAATAATTTCAGTTATTCTGTTGTAGAACCTGTGTAGTGTATTCTCAGGTAGCTAGATGTAATGTGTAACTGCAGGTAGTCTCTGTAACCTCACATACTCGCAGGTAAAACTCGGTTATAAACCCAGGTAAGATCAGGCCTAGTGTCAGCTGGAGCTTCAGGTCATTCATAGTGATGCTTAATCTCATTTAATCTCAGGAATAATCTCAGGTGTATCTTCTGTATGTTAATAATCTCAGGTGATTTTAGTGTCAGAGAATGGAGAAGTGTTAAATGGACAATgaaacttgtttgtttgtttgtttgtttgtttgttgttttgcttACATTGTGAGTtcttagttttttaaaaaaaaaaactaattaattacTGTTTTGCATAAAACACGTAGTTTAACAGGTGTTAACTAAACACCTGTACAGTAATATCAGACAGGTACGGATTATATATATAACTCACTGAGTGTTTGTGTACAATGTGGTGTATCTCAGGTGTGACTTCAGGTAAAACTGGACAGGTGTGATGTAATTAATGTTGCTCCTGTGCAGGTGTATGATCtgagttttttctttattttgcatattttcagGCCACGCTTGCTGCCAGTCGACAGTCCAGTTCTCCGAACACCAGCGTCTCTGCAGTGAGCACAGCACAGTGCACTGTACGTCTCTACGGCCTGAACACACCTCCACGCccctcattaacacacacctgTGAACGTTAATTAATGTTTTAGTAACTGATGCACCTCCAATTAATGCTCCATTGTGTGTTCTCTTTGGAGCTGATAGAATAATCTGATAGAACTCAcctgttcaggtgtgtgtgggtgtgtttgtgtgtgtgtgtgtgtttaagcagttAACCTGATAGAACTCAcctgttcaggtgtgtgtgtgtgtgtatgtgtgtgtgtgtgtgtgtttaagcagttAACCTGATAGAACTCAcctgttcaggtgtgtgtgtgagtgtgtgtgtgtgtggttatgcCGTTAACCTGACAGACCTCAcctgttcaggtgtgtgtggttgtgtgtgtatgtgtgtgtgtttaagcagttTACCTGATAGTACTCACCTGTtcaggtgtggtgtgtgtgtgtgtgtgtgtgtgtgtgtgtgagtgtgtgtgtgtgtgtggttatgcCGTTAACCTGACAGACCTCAcctgttcaggtgtgtgtggttgtgattCCGTCACTTTAAGTTGCTTTTTCAGGtgctgtttcctgtttgttgtTGCCCTTTTACACACTAAGTGATAATCACGTCTTTCTTACAGGGTAATTTAAGCAGCACGTCTGGGGGCGGGACCATGACCAACCCCCGCCCAGTCGGCCCTGCGACATCTGTGACATCATccgctctcagccaatcaaTGTTGCTGGGTGGGAACTCTGCAGGTCAGGGACAGATGTACCTGAGAgtgagttttttaaaatattaatatatttttgctataaatttaaataacGTAATTTAGATTTCAGTGATTGTATgatatatttctctctctctctctctctctctctctctctctctctctctgtctctctctctccctctctctctctccctctctctctctgtctctctctctctctctctgtctctctttctctctctctctctctctctctctctctctctgtctctctttctctctgtctctctctctccctctctctctctgtctctctctctctctctctctgtatctctctctgtctccgtctctgtctctctctctctctctctgtctctgtctctctctctctctctctctctctctttctctctctctgtctctctctctctctctgtctctgtctctgtctctctctgtctctctctctctctctctctatctctctttctctctctctgtctctctctctctctctctgtctttctctctctttctctctctctttctttctctgtctctctctctccctctctctctctctctgtctctctgtctctctctctctcgctctctctctctgtctcaggtgAATCGCTCTCTCAGGGCTCCTCAGCTCATCTTCATGCCTGGTGGAACAGCAACAGCTGCCGTGGCAACAGTTGCCCAGCAGCAACCTCAGCAACCTCAGCAACAGccgcaacagcagcagcaacaacaggaAGTCCCGCCCACTTCTTCCAGTAACCAATCAGATAGTGACCAGGTAAGACTTACTTCTTGCTCGACTCCACCTAACCCCCTGACATTGTGACTTACGTGATACATTTGAGAcatctttcatctttcattAATTGCCCCCCCCACATGTACCCCAGGTGCAGAATCTTGCCCTGCGCTGTGCTTCTACCCCCCGAGCTGCCGTTAAGACTGAATATCCTGACAGGAAGGATCCCAGTAAGTTCCTGTTTATTTATCGTCGTTTACAGGCTCAGTCTCAAATTGCACCCtatgcactatgtagtgaactGCTTAGTACCTTTATGTGTGTAGCGCAGGACCGTGTCGAATCGAACACTTCGCCCTAAACACAGATATAAACTCACTGCTACGACACACTCTACTCCCTCTAAACCCTGCAGACCGGGTGGTTCGGGACGCAGCCGTAGCTCTTCCTCTGCACGCGTAGCCCACTGAGTGCACTTCAGTCAACCAGTTCATTCAGCACTTACAGAGTACAGGGGTTGATTTGTTAAAAATCtgcctctggttctctctgtttctccttctcatcctctctctatctctctctctctcattctctcattctctctctctctgtctctcattctccccccatcctctctctctctctctctctctctctctctctctgtctctcatcctccctctctctctcttccccccctcgttctctctctctctctctctctctctctctctctctctctctctgtctctcatcctccctctctctctcttcccccctcgttctctctctctctctctctctctgtctctcatcctccctctctctctcttcccccccTCGTTCtctcctcgctctctctctctctcctctctctttctctctctctcttccccgtctctctctctctcactctttctccgtctctctccctcatcctctctctctctccccctcccaattctttctcttgctctctttctctctctcctcccttgtcctctgtctctctctcccctcccctcccgcccccccactctctctctctcctctctctctctctctcaggttcgTTCTCTCTCGGCCCTCAgtctcagcagcagcagcagttttCTCCATCAGCGCAGCAGATCAGCAGCAGTAAACTTCCCACTCCTCCTTCCTCcacctcttcctctctctcctcctcttcctcttcctcctctccctctctccctcctctcccaGCTCTTGCTCTCCTCCATCCCGGCTCGCACCCACTGCCACGGTGACCCATATCCTGGTCCCGAGCTCCAACGTCCCCACTTCCTCTCCGGGTTTCCCCCAAACCCAACATGGCGGCTCAGACGCTGGTGGTGCAGCcgcttcagcagcagcagcagaacgGAGGGGATAAAATGGTGGGTCCCGTCCCCATCCAACCCAAAACAGCCCAAAGCAGTCGTCTGCCCTCTCAGATGCCCCCTCGCCACCCTCCGCCCATCCTCCCGGCTCCTCCCACTTCCCACCCCCCCACACGTCCCGGTCCAGTTGCTCGGCTCCAGGCAGGGAGCGCTGGGAAACTCCCAGGCTGTAGCAGTGCCACAGGCCCGAACCTGCTACTCCCAACAGGACAGCTCCACCCACACCCCAACCCACAGCTCCGCCTCTAATGCAGTCACCATGGTAACGGCCATGGAGACAGGCAGCGCTGGTGCGGGCCTtaaactgaccaatcagaacgcagaACCCAGTCCGATTGGCTCTTCTGCTGCGATTCAAACTGCAGATGGAGAACACAGCAGCAGTGTGGCGCCACCTGCTGGAGAAGCTCTGTTTGAACAGACTGGAACCACGCAGGTCAGTGTTGCTTAGTCAGTTACGTCATATTTACAGAATTGTAGAACGTTTTAGAActgtttaataattaacaattttaattaaatgtgagtaatattttattgtcatttatattaaaaataatgtagtTGAATTGTTTTTAACATTACATTGTCATTCTCTTTATGTTTGATTTTTCTTCACCGTGTCCCAGATGAAGCCTGCGATCGGCTCCTTGAAGAGAAAATCAGAATCAGACATGGCAGGTGAGATGACATCAGAAACCACTGCCCAGAGCTGTCCATCAGTCCCTGACTCCGCCCCTCCACTCTCGCCTGCACCCTCATTGGACACTGGTGAGGCAGGACAGTTGGGATAGAGCCAGAAAAATTAATCAGATCAAAAATTTCTGAGTTAGAAATACGTCTACACCActaatagttttattatttctctctctgtctctctgtctctgtctctctctgtctctctctctctctctctctctctctctctgtctgtgcagCTCCAGAGATAGCGTTCTCCACTCCGCCgacactgtctctctccctgccGCACCCTCGAGCTCCTCTCCCCCAGGCCGTGGTCAAACCGCAGGTCCTCACTCACCTCATCGAAGGCTTCGTCATTCAGGAAGGAGCCGAGCCGTTTcctgtgagtctctctctctctctctctctctctctattcccaAACCACACCCACTGCTCACCTggtcagtccactgtgggcgtgtcccaaaccacacccaCTGCTCACCTggtcagtccactgtgggcgtgtcccaaaccacacccaCTACTCACCTggtcagtccactgtgggcgtgtcccaaaccacacccaCTGCTCACCTggtcagtccactgtgggcgtgtcccaaaccacacccaCTACTCACCTggtcagtccactgtgggcgtgtcccaaaccacacccaCTGCTCACCTggtcagtccactgtgggcgtgtcccaaaccacacccaCTGCTCAGTATATAAGCGCTGTGGACTGATTTTTATGAGAGTGCTGAATATTCTATATTAATGTCTATATGACTTTGGATATAAAGTAAGATGTAATaaaaatttatgcaaatgagttaTGAGACGATCCGTGTGATTGGCTGTGGTAAATTCCACACCGAACTGAACACTGATGAAAGTGTGATCGtgtgtttgattgacaggtgaccGGTCCAATAAAAGAGCGGGCTGAGGGTGTTCCTGTGCCTCTCTCCATGCAGCCGGAAAACAGCGCTCcctctggtgtgtgtgcatgagtgtgtgtgtgtgtgtgtgtgcatgagtgtgtgtgtgtgtgtgtgtgcatggactgGTTAAACACTTCCTGTGGttaaactgttgtgtgtgtccCGCAGTGCTGAAGTGTGAGTTCTGTGAGAGTTTTGCTCCTGCCAGTCAGTTCCGCGGAACCAAACGCTTCTGCTCCAAAACCTGCGCTAAGAGGtgcaacactcacacacacacactcacacacacacactcacacacacacacacacacactcacactcacacacacacacacacacacacactcacactcacacacacacacacacacacacacacacacactcacacaccacactcactcacacacacacacacacacacacacacacactcacacacacacacacactcacacacactcacactcacacacacacacacacacacacacactcacactcacacactcacacacacacacacacacacacacacactcacacacacacacacacacacacacacacacacaccacacacactcactcacacactcacacacacacacacacacacacacacacacacactcacacacacacactcacactcacacacacactcacacacacacacacacacactcacacacacacacacacacacacacacacacacacacacactcacacacacactcacactcacacacacactcacacacacactcacacacacacacacactcacactcacacacacactcacacacccacacacacacccacacacacactcacacacacacacactcacacacacacacactcacactcacacacactcacacacacacactcacactcacacacacacacactcacacactctcacacacactcacacacacactcacacacacactcacactcacacacacacacactcacacacacactcacacacacacacacacactcactcacacacacacactcacacacacacacacacacacacactcacactcacacacacacacacactcacacacactctcacacacacacactcacactcacacacacacacacacactcactcacacacacacactcacacacactcacacacacacactcacacacacacacacacactcacacacactcacacacacactcacacacacacacacacacacacactcacacacactcac
The window above is part of the Pangasianodon hypophthalmus isolate fPanHyp1 unplaced genomic scaffold, fPanHyp1.pri scaffold_113_ctg1, whole genome shotgun sequence genome. Proteins encoded here:
- the phc1 gene encoding LOW QUALITY PROTEIN: polyhomeotic-like protein 1 (The sequence of the model RefSeq protein was modified relative to this genomic sequence to represent the inferred CDS: inserted 4 bases in 2 codons; deleted 2 bases in 1 codon), whose translation is MEQAEDQSSSGSSSSSSTGSGGNARPAQISQMSLYERQAVQALQALQRQPNAAQYFQQLMLQQQINSAQLQNLAAVQQATLAASRQSSSPNTSVSAVSTAQCTGNLSSTSGGGTMTNPRPVGPATSVTSSALSQSMLLGGNSAGQGQMYLRVNRSLRAPQLIFMPGGTATAAVATVAQQQPQQPQQQPQQQQQQQEVPPTSSSNQSDSDQVQNLALRCASTPRAAVKTEYPDRKDPSSFSLGPQSQQQQQFSPSAQQISSSKLPTPPSSTSSSLSSSSSSSSPSPSSPSSCSPPSRLAPTATVTHILVPSSNVPTSSPGFXPKPNMAAQTLVVQPLQQQQQNGGDKMVGPVPIQPKTAQSSRLPSQMPPRHPPPILPAPPTSXTPPHVPVQLLGSRQGALGNSQAVAVPQARTCYSQQDSSTHTPTHSSASNAVTMVTAMETGSAGAGLKLTNQNAEPSPIGSSAAIQTADGEHSSSVAPPAGEALFEQTGTTQMKPAIGSLKRKSESDMAGEMTSETTAQSCPSVPDSAPPLSPAPSLDTAPEIAFSTPPTLSLSLPHPRAPLPQAVVKPQVLTHLIEGFVIQEGAEPFPVTGPIKERAEGVPVPLSMQPENSAPSVLKCEFCESFAPASQFRGTKRFCSKTCAKRCNTHTHTLTHTHSHTHTHTLT